In a genomic window of uncultured Sphaerochaeta sp.:
- a CDS encoding iron-sulfur cluster assembly scaffold protein, which translates to MTNFMSQWVYTPVVKDHFMNPRNTWKEEEDFQADGVGEVGSLACGDQMQIMIKVEDDKIADLRWLTYGCASAIASTSMMSEMAIGLSLKEAYNLTPAMITEALGGLPEHKFHCSVLGDKALRAAIDDYLEKQGRENPFKKHVAKVICECKSVTDVQIEDLVKTGQAKTLDQLQELTEYGTVCGKCKQEVSDLFDEYKHIYNV; encoded by the coding sequence ATGACAAATTTTATGAGCCAGTGGGTCTACACCCCTGTAGTGAAAGACCATTTCATGAATCCCAGGAATACCTGGAAAGAAGAAGAGGATTTTCAGGCTGATGGAGTCGGAGAAGTCGGCTCCCTTGCCTGTGGCGACCAGATGCAGATCATGATCAAGGTCGAAGACGATAAGATTGCAGACTTGAGGTGGCTCACCTATGGCTGTGCTTCTGCCATCGCAAGCACTTCCATGATGAGTGAGATGGCCATCGGCCTAAGCCTCAAGGAAGCGTACAACCTCACTCCTGCCATGATCACCGAAGCTCTCGGTGGGCTTCCGGAACACAAGTTCCACTGCTCTGTGCTCGGAGACAAGGCTCTTCGGGCCGCCATTGATGACTATCTTGAGAAACAAGGCAGGGAGAATCCCTTCAAGAAACATGTGGCAAAGGTAATCTGTGAGTGCAAGAGCGTGACTGACGTGCAGATCGAGGACCTGGTGAAAACCGGTCAGGCCAAAACGCTGGACCAACTGCAGGAACTGACCGAATACGGGACGGTCTGCGGGAAGTGCAAGCAGGAGGTCAGCGACCTCTTCGACGAGTACAAGCACATCTACAACGTCTGA
- a CDS encoding tagaturonate epimerase family protein produces MELYEEKRIKPEQLKKRLGKPITLYERSETSLGECTLALVRAGREKYLVATGSGPVFDELEGTTEGSCKICPTNHANRLVLNSYLPYTKPQSNANKRTSIGLGDRLGEATCGHIRALQGTSVFPIFAQQSIRELTLTGRTFEDVIDKAAYAVFQEGYTGGYGADGDHLKKEADIEKALEAGVTMITLDSSDVIDNTVFTLGTHEVEARYEQMDATLCKSYEDRYRDQVFTVSDQSYTLDAEHLKRDILIYHRALDFIQAIYEKYIAGSAVSLDFEVSIDETDTPTDAKSHLFIALELKRRKVVVSTLAPRFIGEFQKGIDYRGDLALFEQDLLAHTAIAKQFGYRLSVHSGSDKFSIFPILQKTIKGSFHIKTAGTNWLEAMRLVALKDPDLYRRMHRHALNRFADARAFYHVTTDISAIEALDATQDAELVHYLEDDNARQLLHITYGFLLEDTDATGRKLFKDEFFSLLAIEEQLYADLLAKHIGKHLHLLGFAS; encoded by the coding sequence ATGGAACTCTACGAAGAGAAACGAATCAAACCGGAGCAACTGAAGAAGCGATTGGGCAAACCCATCACCCTCTATGAACGCTCGGAGACAAGCCTTGGGGAGTGCACGCTCGCCTTGGTCAGGGCAGGCAGGGAGAAATACCTGGTAGCCACCGGAAGTGGTCCGGTTTTTGATGAACTGGAGGGAACGACCGAAGGCTCATGCAAGATCTGTCCAACCAACCATGCGAACCGATTGGTGCTCAATTCCTATCTTCCCTACACAAAACCCCAATCAAATGCAAACAAGCGGACATCAATCGGGTTGGGAGACAGACTTGGGGAAGCTACTTGCGGCCATATCCGTGCTTTGCAGGGAACCTCGGTGTTTCCCATCTTTGCCCAACAGAGTATTCGTGAGCTTACGCTGACAGGAAGGACGTTCGAGGATGTCATCGACAAGGCTGCCTATGCAGTCTTCCAAGAAGGATATACCGGCGGCTATGGTGCTGACGGAGACCATCTGAAGAAGGAAGCAGACATCGAGAAAGCCCTGGAAGCGGGAGTCACCATGATCACCCTTGACAGCTCTGATGTGATCGACAACACCGTCTTCACCCTGGGCACCCATGAGGTGGAAGCCAGATATGAGCAGATGGATGCAACACTTTGCAAGAGCTATGAGGATAGGTATCGTGACCAGGTCTTCACTGTTTCGGACCAGAGCTACACCCTTGATGCGGAGCATCTGAAGCGCGACATCCTCATTTATCACCGTGCATTGGATTTCATCCAAGCCATCTATGAGAAATACATTGCAGGGTCAGCGGTGAGCCTCGATTTCGAAGTCTCCATCGATGAGACCGACACCCCCACCGACGCAAAGAGTCATCTGTTCATTGCGCTGGAACTGAAACGACGCAAGGTGGTTGTTTCCACGCTCGCTCCCCGTTTCATCGGGGAGTTCCAGAAGGGTATCGATTATCGCGGGGACCTTGCACTGTTTGAGCAGGACCTGCTTGCACATACTGCCATTGCAAAACAGTTCGGATATCGCCTCAGTGTTCACTCCGGCAGTGACAAGTTCAGCATCTTCCCGATTCTGCAGAAGACGATCAAGGGAAGCTTTCACATCAAGACAGCCGGCACAAACTGGCTGGAGGCGATGCGCCTCGTCGCCCTGAAAGATCCGGATCTCTACAGAAGGATGCACCGCCATGCACTCAACCGGTTTGCAGATGCTCGTGCGTTCTACCATGTAACAACGGATATCTCAGCGATCGAGGCACTGGATGCAACCCAGGATGCAGAGCTCGTGCACTACCTTGAGGATGACAATGCCAGACAGTTGCTGCACATCACCTATGGGTTTCTTCTGGAGGATACGGATGCCACCGGTAGAAAACTCTTCAAGGATGAGTTTTTCTCCTTGTTGGCCATCGAGGAACAGCTCTATGCCGACCTGCTTGCCAAGCATATCGGAAAGCATCTGCACTTACTTGGATTTGCATCCTGA
- a CDS encoding aminotransferase class V-fold PLP-dependent enzyme, which produces MEQHIIYLDNNATTVMHEDVIEAVHEAHILYGNASSMHGLGRASAQAIEESRLAIADLIDCSPKEVIFTSGASEANNTVFSTIRERIDLGSKRDRMITTTIEHPSIIETVKYLKSRGYKIDECPVDGTGMIDLEAFKTLLGEDVALVSVMTGNNEIGTIQPIREIAQLSHAVGALVHTDATQAIGKIEVSMREMDVDYLSLSGHKFYGPKGIGVLAVKTKAPFSPLVHGGHQEGGRRAGTYNTASIVGIGVAARLAKADLQEEHDRLWSLREMLRKGIEESIPNVVVNGNQQHCLPGTLDVSFPHAEGESILLYLDMEGIMVSTGSACASGSLEPSYVLLASGVDIELAHGSIRFSFGRYNTADDVAYVLEKLPPIIKRLREMSTR; this is translated from the coding sequence ATGGAACAGCACATAATTTATTTGGATAACAATGCGACCACCGTGATGCATGAAGATGTCATCGAAGCGGTCCATGAAGCACATATCCTGTACGGAAACGCTTCCAGCATGCATGGCCTTGGCCGTGCCTCCGCCCAGGCCATTGAAGAGAGCAGATTGGCGATAGCCGATCTGATCGACTGCTCACCCAAAGAGGTGATTTTCACCAGCGGGGCGAGCGAAGCAAACAATACTGTCTTCTCCACGATCAGGGAACGTATTGATCTGGGCTCGAAACGGGATCGCATGATCACCACCACGATCGAGCACCCTTCCATCATTGAGACGGTCAAGTATCTCAAGAGCCGGGGCTACAAGATCGACGAGTGTCCTGTGGACGGGACGGGAATGATCGATCTGGAGGCATTCAAGACCTTGCTCGGGGAAGATGTCGCTCTGGTTTCGGTCATGACCGGAAACAATGAGATCGGAACGATCCAGCCCATCAGGGAGATTGCACAACTTTCCCATGCAGTCGGAGCCCTCGTCCACACCGATGCCACCCAGGCAATCGGAAAGATTGAGGTTTCGATGCGGGAGATGGATGTCGACTATCTCAGCCTTTCGGGGCATAAGTTCTATGGACCGAAAGGAATCGGCGTACTGGCGGTGAAGACCAAGGCTCCGTTCAGCCCCCTTGTACATGGTGGACACCAGGAGGGAGGCCGACGAGCCGGTACGTACAATACCGCTTCCATTGTGGGAATCGGGGTTGCCGCAAGACTTGCCAAGGCGGATTTGCAGGAAGAACATGACAGGCTTTGGTCTCTGAGAGAGATGCTGCGCAAGGGCATTGAGGAAAGCATCCCCAATGTTGTGGTGAACGGCAACCAGCAGCACTGTCTGCCGGGCACACTGGATGTCTCCTTCCCCCATGCTGAAGGCGAATCAATCCTGCTGTACCTCGATATGGAAGGAATCATGGTTTCCACCGGAAGTGCCTGTGCAAGTGGTTCGCTTGAACCCAGTTATGTGCTTCTCGCCTCCGGGGTGGATATTGAGCTGGCGCACGGCTCCATTCGCTTCAGCTTCGGTAGATACAATACCGCCGACGATGTTGCCTATGTATTGGAGAAACTGCCCCCGATCATCAAGCGTTTAAGGGAGATGTCAACACGATGA